A section of the Pochonia chlamydosporia 170 chromosome 2, whole genome shotgun sequence genome encodes:
- a CDS encoding cysteine desulfurase (similar to Exophiala dermatitidis NIH/UT8656 XP_009156866.1), which yields MDMKRIRSQFPALSQDQIFMDNAAGAQVVKTCIESIHEYFMNMNVQPASPYPLSEQATARLNAGYEAGAEYINASVDEVVFGSATTQLVRNVSTALVVKPGDEIVLSSLDHEAHLAAWVQVAKWKNLKIKWWIPSKNTQTNPKLEADDLISQALVTENTRLVCFTHTSNVLGSITDVSAICKAIKGINPKTLVSVDGVAYAPHAPIDVQAFGVDFYFFSWYKVYGPHMAMAFIKKSAQGELESLGHFFLPKSGAYNLLNLAGGNYELIQSIPPIVTYLRSVGWDWIKQQEGALQEELLRFVRSRPEIQLYGEPRGDRNLRVPVVSFTVLGRTPTEVVQEIYETSKCRPVADKSFYAERLFNNVLGADAKNGVIRCSFLHYNTVEEVRELVKALEAILNKSKI from the coding sequence ATGGACATGAAACGCATCAGGTCTCAATTTCCGGCTCTCAGCCAGGACCAAATCTTCATGGACAACGCTGCCGGAGCCCAGGTGGTCAAGACGTGCATTGAATCCATTCATGAGTATTTCATGAACATGAACGTCCAACCAGCTTCGCCATATCCTCTGTCTGAGCAGGCCACCGCCAGGTTGAATGCGGGTTACGAGGCTGGTGCGGAGTACATCAATGCTTCAGTCGACGAAGTCGTCTTCGGGTCTGCGACTACTCAACTCGTCCGCAACGTGAGCACAGCTCTCGTGGTCAAACCCGGCGACGAAATCGTTCTGAGCAGTCTCGATCACGAAGCTCATTTAGCTGCCTGGGTGCAAGTAGCGAAATGGAAAAATCTCAAGATCAAATGGTGGATTCCCTCCAAGAACACTCAGACCAACCCAAAGCTGGAAGCGGATGACCTGATCTCCCAGGCTCTCGTGACTGAAAACACTCGACTCGTCTGCTTCACGCATACCAGCAACGTGCTTGGATCCATCACAGACGTATCAGCTATATGTAAAGCGATCAAAGGCATCAACCCCAAGACGCTGGTTAGTGTGGACGGTGTGGCGTACGCTCCGCATGCGCCTATTGACGTCCAGGCGTTTGGTGTGGACTTTTACTTCTTCAGCTGGTATAAGGTCTATGGCCCgcacatggccatggccttcATCAAAAAGTCGGCTCAGGGCGAACTGGAAAGCCTGGGTCATTTTTTCCTACCTAAATCTGGCGCGTACAATCTTCTGAACCTGGCTGGTGGAAACTACGAACTGATTCAAAGCATCCCCCCCATCGTGACCTATCTGCGCAGTGTTGGTTGGGATTGGATCAAGCAACAGGAAGGTGCTCTGCAGGAAGAGCTGCTGCGTTTCGTTCGTTCCCGACCCGAAATCCAACTGTATGGTGAGCCCCGGGGTGATCGAAATCTAAGGGTTCCTGTTGTCAGTTTCACCGTGTTGGGGCGCACTCCTACCGAGGTGGTTCAAGAGATATATGAGACTTCCAAATGCAGGCCTGTAGCCGACAAAAGCTTCTATGCTGAGAGATTGTTCAACAATGttcttggtgctgatgcGAAGAATGGTGTGATCCGATGCTCATTCCTTCACTACAATACGGTTGAGGAAGTTAGAGAACTCGTTAAAGCTTTGGAGGCCATCTTGAACAAGTCTAAAATTTGA
- a CDS encoding fungal specific transcription factor domain-containing protein produces the protein MDDMPRPRKKQRRFGVRTKTFSGCMTCRSRHVKCDEQRPSCQRCLNSRIQCSGYPGYRARLLWRSLTLSDFEGSPCLPETNDAQPEHGVTGREHLDSASIDVQPPSSEQSYRSRSFSRTSGSPSLGISSQQVDTSVLSRGQQSDSPSRLPSPSLSPGPPLGPATGSQGVLRPIESGCADSPSQSVASCRTQGPSPSSASSPVYAGHGSVDRRTVHTPRHIDLLSSLHHQRQLIEHWVDHLSDALMPIPGPSNPLKSIFVPIANAGALCPATESSGSVALFYLICSAAAFHISANSEDVRRQSDFMTLALSHHNQGIHHLQHNLSRDDPCQRESVLASLLMCLTYEPVTVGPDFWQNHLRGAARWLQKSSVEDLTQTETATILYQTLTGTAMFLRSQILLPELSHNESLCFDLRAMPGTYYLYHIFGLCRETLELISDEIMTAVRLRNGQGREPSQSVGDSASDFDRMEMQLYLAMPRDLRGISETHTGGDLAREYSWIFYYASIIYFKRTVRNTPPEEVQSLVEQSLTHIESLRHCTSRPFSPFVWPVAIAFLEAQHDALQRRALLWLDFIIARSTLSAWRRAKPLICSFWAERKIPGKGNMQWETFLSDPSNPSIMMV, from the coding sequence ATGGATGACATGCCGAGACCTCGGAAGAAGCAGCGTCGCTTTGGCGTACGGACCAAGACGTTTTCTGGCTGCATGACCTGCAGATCCAGGCACGTAAAGTGTGATGAACAGCGGCCCTCATGTCAACGATGCTTGAATTCGCGGATTCAGTGTTCCGGGTATCCGGGTTACCGCGCCAGACTGTTGTGGAGGTCTCTTACCCTTTCCGACTTTGAAGGATCGCCGTGTTTGCCCGAAACAAACGATGCCCAGCCAGAACATGGTGTGACCGGAAGAGAGCACTTAGACTCCGCGTCCATTGACGTTCAACCACCATCGTCAGAGCAAAGCTATAGGTCGCGGTCATTTTCCAGAACTTCTGGCTCACCTAGCCTCGGCATATCAAGTCAACAAGTCGATACGAGCGTTTTGTCTCGTGGACAACAGAGCGATTCACCCTCTCGTCTCCCTTCGCCATCACTCTCTCCTGGGCCCCCCTTAGGACCAGCAACAGGATCCCAAGGTGTGCTGAGGCCAATTGAGTCTGGTTGCGCGGATAGTCCGTCCCAGAGTGTTGCAAGCTGCCGCACACAGGGCCCTTCTCCCTCATCCGCCTCCTCACCTGTCTACGCTGGCCACGGAAGTGTAGATCGGCGGACTGTTCATACCCCACGGCACATCGATTTGCTGTCTAGCttgcatcatcaacgccaatTGATCGAGCACTGGGTTGACCATTTGAGCGATGCTTTGATGCCTATTCCCGGACCTTCAAATCCCCTGAAGAGCATTTTTGTGCCGATAGCCAACGCAGGTGCGCTATGTCCTGCAACGGAATCCTCGGGGTCTGTTGCTCTCTTCTACCTCATATGCTCAGCTGCTGCTTTCCACATCTCGGCCAATTCAGAGGATGTGAGACGACAGTCTGACTTCATGACACTGGCCCTGTCCCATCATAACCAGGGCATTCACCATCTGCAGCATAACTTGTCAAGGGATGACCCATGCCAACGAGAGTCTGTATTGGCATCGCTGCTCATGTGCCTGACTTACGAGCCAGTCACAGTTGGGCCAGACTTTTGGCAGAATCACCTACGAGGAGCCGCACGATGGCTCCAGAAAAGTTCAGTTGAAGATTTGACGCAGACTGAAACAGCAACTATCCTATATCAGACTCTAACAGGCACAGCAATGTTCCTTCGATCACAGATTCTCCTACCGGAGCTTTCACATAACGAAAGTCTCTGTTTTGACCTTAGGGCAATGCCAGGGACATATTATCTGTATCACATCTTCGGACTCTGCAGAGAGACCCTAGAATTGATTAGTGATGAAATCATGACCGCAGTGCGACTTCGCAATGGCCAAGGAAGAGAACCATCACAATCTGTTGGGGATTCAGCTTCAGATTTTGACCGAATGGAGATGCAGCTGTACCTTGCCATGCCGCGTGACTTGAGGGGCATCAGTGAGACACATACGGGAGGCGATTTGGCCCGTGAATATTCTTGGATTTTCTATTACGCTTCCATAATCTACTTCAAGCGCACTGTTAGGAACACGCCACCAGAGGAGGTACAATCACTGGTTGAACAATCATTAACCCACATTGAGTCCCTACGGCATTGTACTTCGCGTCCATTCTCCCCCTTTGTTTGGCCCGTCGCAATTGCGTTCTTGGAGGCCCAACATGACGCGCTGCAAAGGAGGGCATTACTTTGGCTCGATTTCATCATCGCACGGTCCACGCTCTCGGCATGGCGAAGGGCGAAGCCTCTCATTTGTTCGTTCTGGGCGGAACGGAAGATTCCTGGTAAAGGAAACATGCAATGGGAAACGTTCCTAAGCgatccatcaaatccaagTATTATGATGGTCTGA